From Solibacillus sp. FSL W7-1464:
GTAAAAGCGATTAAAACCGAGAAAATAATTAAGTTAATGATTGTGGTCAAACGAGCGTCCTACTCACGAAGTAGAACGTTCACCTCCTAGTTATTTAAAATTAATAATAGTGATTGCATGAGTGCAACACTTTCAGGCGAAACTTTTTTACGGAGTTTCTGCCGCTCTTTGTCATCTAAATGCTCCATTAATACCGTTACATCATGTTCAAGCTTGCGCATTTGCAATCGAATATCCTGAATATCGATTTCTTCGGGTTCCTCTTTTGTTGGGCCAAGTAAGCTGTAAATTTCTTCGAGGCACTTGCCAAGCTTCTTCTGCTCTTCAATCCAGTGTATTCGTTCAATCATCTCTTTATCATAATAGCGATAATTGGATGCCGAACGTTCTACTTTTAGGAGACCCAAGTTTGTATAATAATCAATAGTTCGTTTTGTCACGCCAGTTGCTGCAGCAAGCTCTCCGATTTTTAGTTTATCGATCCCAAATTATCACCTCTATCTGTCACGTTTTACTTTTAAGAATACCGTAAATAGTACATTTTGTAAATGGAACGCTATCATTCGAGAATGCTTTGCTGCACTGAAAAAATGAATGAACGAAGGGTAAAACGCCACTTCAATTGTACGAAAATGGTAATATAGATGTATAGAATGCAAGAGGGGCGATTTATATGCAAGCTTTAAAAGATTCAATAGAAGATTATCTACATTTTATCAAAGTCGAACGTCAGCTATCTGATAATACATTACAATCGTATAAACGTGATTTAGTCGCATATGCCCGTCATATTCATCATGAACAGCAGATCTTGGAATTTGATAAAGTAATGCGCGATCATATTTTGCTTTATTTGGACAGCTTACGGTCTGTAGGAAAATCATCGAAGACGATATCGAGACAAATTTCATCGATCCGTTCTTTTCATCAGTTTTTGTTGAGGGAAAAAGTGACGAATCAAGATCCTACCGTTCATTTGGAAATGCCTAAAAAAGAACTGTCCTTACCAAAAGTATTATCAATAGAAGAAATTGATGCACTTTTGACTGCACCTTCCGTAGAAAAACCTCAGGGCACCCGGGATATCGCCATTTTGGAAATGATGTACGGTTCCGGCATGCGTATAAGTGAACTGATTGAACTGAACTTGGAGGATGTTCATATGACAATGGGCTTCGTCCGCGTATTTGGTAAAGGCGGAAAAGAACGTATTATCCCGCTTGGGCGAAGTGCAATTTCTGCTTGTGTCAATTATCTGGAGCAGGCAAGACCTCAGCTTTTAGGCAATGCCCCTAAAAATGATGCGTTTTTCATTACGCAGAGAGGGAAAAGATTCACAAGGCAAGGGTGCTGGAAAATCATTAAGGAGCATGCGGCATCAGCAGGTATTTCCAAAGAAATTACACCGCATGTTCTGCGTCATTCCTTTGCGACACATCTGATCGAAAATGGTGCAGATTTGCGTGCAGTACAGGAGCTGTTAGGCCATGCAGATATATCAACAACACAAATTTACACACATGTAAGCAAAACCCGTTTATCGGAAGTATATAAACAATTCCATCCTCGTGCTTAAAAACGGCATAATCGCGAAAGACTAATGGGGTGCTTGACTTTTATCTATTAAAATAAATCTTTTTGAAATCGGATGTCTGACCTTTACTTTGTTTAGACGTTTTATGTAAAATAGAATGGAAGAAGAGGAGTTGAAAGCATTATGCAACCGTTTAAGAAAGTACATGTAATTGTAATGGATTCTGTTGGTATCGGTGAAGCACCGGATGCCGATAAATTTGGCGATGCTGGCTCAAATACATTAGGACATATCGCAGAAAAAATGAATGGCTTAAATATGCCGAATATGGAGAAATTAGGTTTATCGAATATTCGTGAACTTAAAGGGATTAATAAAACTGAAAAACCTGCTGCATTTTACGGCATGATGCAAGAGGCATCTGTTGGTAAAGATACTATGACAGGTCACTGGGAAATCATGGGGCTGAACATTGATACGCCATTTAAAGTATACCCGGACGGCTTTCCCGCAGAACTGATTTCTAAGCTGGAGGAAGCAACTGGCCGCAAAGTTCTTTGTAATTTACCTTACAGTGGAACCGCTGTCATTGACGATTATGGTCCGGAACATATGGAAACAGGTGCACTTATTGTTTATACATCGGCAGACCCGGTTATGCAAATTGCAGCACATGAAGAAGTGATTCCAGTAGAAGAACTTTATAAAATTTGTGAAATTGCACGTGAACTTACATTGGATGCTGAATTTTTGGTAGGCCGTGTAATTGCGCGTCCTTTCGTTGGCGAACCAGGCAACTTTACACGTACATCAAACCGTCATGACTATGCATTGACGCCATTTGGACGCACGACAATGGCTGAAATGAAGGATGCCAATCTTGATGTCATTGCGATCGGTAAAATTTCGGACATCTTTAATGGTGACGGGGTAACGGAAGCGATTCGTACGAAAGACAACACGGATGGAATGGACAAAATGGCGGAAGTTGTTCGTCGTGATTTTCATGGTATCAGCTTCCTGAATTTGGTGGACTTTGATGCGAACTTTGGACATCGACGTGATCCGATCGGCTATGGTCAGGCATTGGAAGAATTTGATCGTCGTTTACCGGAAGTACTGGAAGCGTTATCACCGGATGATTTGCTGATTATTACGGCAGACCACGGGAACGACCCGACATTCCCGGGTACGGACCATACACGTGAATACGTACCGTTAATCGTATACTCACCGCGCTTTACAGCAGGATCTGAATTGCAGCTGCGTGAGACATTTGCGGATATTGCAGCAACAATTGCAGATAATTTTAATATTGCAGCACCGCAGTTCGGAAAAAGCTTTTTATCAGAGCTGAAATAAGGGGGACTTTCCACATGAGAATGGTAGATATTATTGAAAAAAAACGTAACGGCGAAGAATTGACAACAGCTGAAATTCGTTTCTTCGTAGAAGGATATACAGATGGTACGATTCCTGATTATCAGGCAAGTGCATTATGTATGGCGATTTACTTTCAGGATATGACAGATCGTGAACGCGCGGATTTAACAATGGCAATGGTTGAGTCAGGTGACCAGATTGACCTTTCTGCAATTGCCGGTATAAAAGTAGACAAACACTCAACTGGCGGAGTCGGCGATACAACGACATTGCCTTTAGCTGCAATGGTAGCTGCTGTCGGAGTTCCGGTAGCAAAAATGAGTGGGCGTGGATTAGGGCACACAGGCGGTACGATCGACAAGCTTGAAGCGATTGAAGGCTTCCACGTTGAATTAACAAGTGAAGAGTTTTCGAAACAAGTAAACGAAATCGGAATGGCTGTTATCGGTCAATCAGGCAACTTGACACCGGCGGATAAAAAACTTTATGCGCTGCGTGACGTTACAGGAACGGTATCAAGCATTCCGCTAATTGCCGGTTCAATCATGTCGAAGAAAATCGCTGCAGGTGCGGACGCAATTGTTCTTGATGTAAAAACAGGTGACGGCGCATTTATGAAAACGGTTGAAGATTCAGTTAAACTGGCTGAAGCGATGGTGAAAATCGGGAATAACGTTGGACGTAAGACAATGGCGATTATTTCGGATATGAGTCAACCTTTAGGATATGCAATCGGAAATGCTCTTGAAGTTCAGGAAGCGATCGATACATTAAAAGGTAATGGTCCGGCCGATTTAAATGAACTATGCTATACATTAGGTTCTCAAATGGTTGTTGTTGGCGGAAAAGCAAACACAATCGAAGAAGCTCGAAAAATGCTGGAGGAAGTTGTAGCAAACGGAGCAGCATTGGAAGTACTGAAAAAATTTATCTCTGCTCAAGGCGGAGATGCTTCAGTTGTTGATGATCCATCGCGTTTACCTCAGGCTAAATTCCAATTCGATGTACCTGCTAAACAGGCAGGCTATGTTTCAAAAATTGAAGCGGATGATATCGGGACAGCAGCAATGCTTCTTGGCGCGGGTCGTGCAACGAAAGAATCTGAAATTGATTTAGCGGTAGGACTTGTCCTTCATAAAAAGGTAGGCGATCAAGTCGAAGTAGGCGAATCGCTTATGACAATCCATGCCAACACAGAAAATGTCGATGCAGTATTGGAAAAGATTTATACACATGTATACATTTCTGCAGAAAAAGTCGAAGCACCGAAATTAATCGAAGCAATTATTACACAATAACAAAAATTAAGAATCTTTCGCAGTCCGGAATGGATTGCGGAAGATTTTTTTGTACTTTAAATATTTTACAAATATGTTAAAATAAGAAGTACATTACTGCTTTAAGTAATAAAAATTCTGTTTTATGAATATTTATAAGAAGAAGGGATACTATGAAAGTTAAATGGTCTGGAAGGTTTGAAGGCTATTCATTCGCCCATTTCAAAAAAGATTTGTTATCCGGGACGATTGTCGGGATTATTGCTGTACCGTTGGCGATGAGTTTTGCCATTGCTTCCGGGGTCAAACCGGAATACGGAATTTACACAGCGATTATCGCAGGGATATTGATTTCCTTATTCGGGGGTTCAAAGTTCCAAATCGGTGGTCCGACAGGTGCTTTCGTTCCGATTTTGCTCGGGGTAGTGCTCGTATACGGGTACGAAAACTTGCTTATCGCAGGTTTAATGGCAGGAATTTTGCTGCTGCTGATGGGGATTTTCAGGCTGGGTACACTGATTAAATTCATCCCAAGACCGGTTACTGTCGGTTTTACAGCAGGAATTGCCGTCATCATTTTTACAGGACAAATCGGAAATTTTTTAGGGTTAACAAATATGGAGCAGCATGAGAAGTTTCATATGAATGTTATTGAAATTGCTTCCAATTTAGGAACCGTTAATTTTTATAGTTTACTTGTTGCAATTATTAGTTTCACATTGATACTTTTGGCTCCGAAAGTTTTGCCGAAAGTGCCGGGTGCGCTTATTGGAATTATTGTATCGTCCGTTGTGACGGTTCTTTTTTTACAGGGGCATGTTGCAACAATTGGCTCCACTTATGGGGCAATACCGAACACATTGCCGGAATTCCACATTCCTGAAATTACATTAGAACGTATTTACATGCTCATCGGGCCGGCGTTTGTCATTGCAATGCTCGGCGGGATTGAATCACTGCTATCGGCGGTTGTTGCAGATGGTATGACGAACAGCAAACATAACAGTAATCGGGAGCTGATCGGGCAAGGGGTCGCAAACATAGTGACACCGTTTTTTGGAGGAATACCTGCAACAGGCGCGATTGCCCGAACGGCTACAAATATTAAATCCGGTGCTGTTTCACCAATGTCCGGGATAATCCATGGGTTCTTCGTTTTAATCACACTATTGCTGCTTGCACCATTTGCGGTACATATCCCACTTGCGAGTTTAGCGCCCGTACTCATGATGGTCGCATGGAATATGAGCGAACGTCACCATTTTGTACACATACTGAAATTGAAATCCGGGGATTCGCTTGTTTTATGCATAACATTTTTATTGACGGTATTTATGAGTTTAACGGTTGCCGTAATGGCCGGGCTCATTTTAGCGGTCATCCTTTTTGCGAAAAGTATGAGTGATAGCCTGACCGTTTCCAAAGTGTTGCCGAATCTGGAGAAGGCAAACGGAAAGTTGCAGTCTCACATCGTATCGGATTTTCATGATTGTCCACAAATCAGTATTTATACAATAGAAGGTCCTCTATTTTTCGGCGCTGCTGAAAAATTTGAACAGACGCTGCAAATTACAATACAGGAACGCCCGAAAGTGTTTATCCTTCGCATGCGAAAAGTACCGTATATCGATTCGACAGGGGAAGAATATTTCCGCAATATCCTTCAAAAAATAAACTCCTATGGCGGTAAAGTTTTTGTCACGAATGTTCAGCCGGGATTGGAACAAATGCTTAAACGAAGCGGGTTGTATGATTTAATGGAATCGGAGCATTTTTATCAAACGACAAGTGACGCAATTTCAGCGGCATGCCGGTATATCGAGGTAAATAAATGTATCGGATGCACCCACTATGCGTTTAAAGAGTGCCAATTACTGTCAAATGGTATCCCGCTATCCGAGCAGGAAGTGCAGGCACAGAATAAATTAGCCGAAGCAACAATATAACAAGTATAAAATTCTGAAAAAGAACAAAGAATAAGAGACTGAATGGAAAGGTAAAACTTTCTGTTCGGTCTCTTTTTTCATTTTAGGGATGATTAAAAATAGACCGCACTACCTATACTGATTTTAGTTGTCGCAGGAGCACTACTTTTAACGAATGAACACTAGTTTTGTCAGCTAGATAGGATTCTTTCTGAACTTGCCGAATTTGCATGCAAGAAGGAGGCGATGTAGGTGAACTTTAATTTAACGATGTATCCGAATGATGTATTAATTGTCCAACTATTTGGCGAACTGGATCATCATGAGACAGAAAAAGTGAGAACACATATATCGAAAGCTATTTTACAAGGAAATGTAAAATTACTCGTTTGGAATCTAGAGCATTTGCATTTTATGGACAGTTCCGGAATTGGGTTAGTGCTTGGCAGAATGCGAGAACTCCGAGCTGTCGATGGACAAACGATTTTGTTAAATCCGTCAAAAACGATGCAGAAAATATTCCAGTATTCCGGTTTAGGAAATCTCATACAATTTGCATCTGAACAGCAAGTTATTTCACACAGCGAGGGGGATTGTCAATGGATAACGAAATGACGCTAACTTTTTTGGCGCGCAGTGAAAATGAAGGGTTGGCCCGTATTGCAGTTACAAGCTTTATGGCGCAACTCGATCCGACAATTGAAGAGCTATCGGAATGTAAAACAATCGTATCGGAAGCTGTATCGAATGCCATTATTCATGGTTATGCCGATAACCCGCATGGCATTATTACGGTTTATGCGGTTCGTTACGGCTCGGAAGTAAGTGTGACAATTAAAGATGAAGGTTGCGGAATTGAAGATATTGAACAGGCACGCGAGCCATTATTTACAACGAAACCGGAGCTTGAACGTTCCGGAATGGGCTTTACAATCATGGAAAGTTTTTCTGATTTCCTGCAAGTGGAATCCGTACTAGGAAAAGGTACAGTCGTAACATTCACAAAACAAATTTTGCCAATAGGGACACTCGTGACATAACGAAATAAGGGGATGGGGAACATCGAGCAGTCATCTGAAACGTTATTAACGCAAGCTTATATGCGTGAACTAATCGCCAAGTCACAACAAGGTGATCAAGTTGCGAGAAAAACGATGATTGAAGGAAATACTAGACTTGTTTGGTCTATCGTTCAACGTTTTGCTTCTAGGGGCGTTGAACTGGAAGATTTGTTTCAAATTGGCTGTATTGGCTTAATGAAATCGGTTGATAAATTCGACTTGTCCTATGAAGTGAAATTTTCCACATATGCAGTGCCGATGATTATTGGGGAGATTCAACGTTTTTTAAGAGATGACGGTATGGTAAAGGTAAGTCGTTCTATCCGGGAATTGAATTACAAAATTCGTCATGCGACCGATGACTATTTAAAAACGAATGAAAAACCTCCATCTGTTGCACAATTGGCGGAAATCTTGCAGGTTTCACAAGAAGATATTTTATTGGCAACAGATGCGATGCGGGATCCGGCAAGTTTGCACGATCAGCTCTTTGAAAATGATGGAGATTCCATTACATTAATGGACCAGATGCGGGACGATAAGTCCGAGCTCGCATTTGATTATGTTCCATTGAAAGACATGTTGAAGAGACTAGGGAAGCGGGAACAATCGATCATTTATTTCCGCTATTATCTGGATTTAACCCAAACGGAAATCGCCGATCGTCTCGGTATCTCACAAGTACAAGTATCACGATTGGAAAAGAAAATACTAGCCCAGTTGAAATCATGGATGGATCAGTCTACATTAAGCAGATAGGTTAAGCGACCCGCTATTACTCCATGGTGTTTTAGACTAAATATGAATAAGCGGTGAAAAAATGACAAATCAGCTTTTTACATCAATGAAAATTGCAGAAGGCTACTTCAATTCGCAATTTGAACCAGAAAAGAACTTTGATTTATGTATTAAGGAAATTACGATAAAGAATTTACCGACATTAACGGTATATGTGAGCGGTCTTATCAATGGGGACAGTCTGACGGAAATACTCTCTGATCTACAACGGGACAATGATGATGAAGAAATACTGGATGAACAGGACTATTTTCACGCCCACTTCAACTTCTTCGGAGTAGATTTAGCATCATCGATTGATGACTTTATGCTCGGAGTTTTAAGTGGCCGAGTCGGCTTTGTCACGAAGAGCGGTTATTGTTATTTGGCGGAATTCCGGAATTACCCGGGACGTAATCCGGAAGAACCGGATAATGAAAAGGTTATTCGTGGTTCGCGGGATGGTTTTGCTGAAAATATTATTTTGAATACGGCATTGATTCGTCGTCGGATTCGAAGTGAAAAGCTGCGTTTTCATATGCATCATGTAACGACGTATGGACAAACCGATATCGTTCTTTCGTATCTGAGTGATCTAGTAAATGATAACCATTTGAAATGGATTATTGAAAGGCTTCAGGAAATTGATCATGATGGGTTAACGATGAGTGACAAATCGCTGGAGGAATGGCTGTTTAAGCAAAAATATCATCCGTTGCCGTTTGTCCGCTATACGGAGCGGCCGGATATTGTAGCTGCCCATATTTTAGAAGGACACATCGCGATTATGGTCGATACGTCACCTTCTGTCATGCTCGTCCCTGTCACCATGTTCCATTTGCTGCAGCATGCGGAAGAATACCGGCAGGCACCGTTAGTCGGGACAATAATGCGGTTCCTGCGTTTTGGAGCAGTAATTTTAAGCTTTCTTTTACTCCCATTCTGGTATTTAATCGTTACACATCCGGAGCTGCTCCCCGATAAGCTGGCGTTTATCGGAATAAATGAGAAAGGTGAAATTCCTATATTCCTGCAAATATTATTTGCGGATATCGGGATTGAATATTTGCGAATCGCTGCGATTCATACACCGACCCCGTTATCGACCGCAATGGGATTAATCGCCGGTATTATCATCGGTCAAATTGCGATCGATGTGGGACTATTTTCAAGTGAAATCGTATTATATACTGCGATTACCGCAATTTTTACATTTGCGATTCCAAACTACGAATTGAGTATTTCGGTGAAAGTGTTCCGTTTAGTTCTATTAAGCGCAACAGCGTTATTTGGAATTAATGGATTCTTTATTGGGGCATTCCTGATTTTCACTTATTTATGTTCAATAAAACCGATGGATGTGCCGTATTTATGGCCGCTTGTGCCGTTCTTCCCGAAAGCATTCGCTCGAGTTGTTATTCGAACACCGATGTCGGAAGATGCACCAAGGCCATTTATCGTGAACGCAAAAAAGCGAAAACGTGTATAAACATGAATTGCATCACTTTGACACCTATGTTAAAGTTCTCATATAATATTTTGTGATTTTTGAGAATATTAGCGAGGATTAGCTAAAGTCAGGGGAGAATACGATGCATTTATATGGAACACAGCAAATTAATGAACTCGGTCATTTAACAATTGGCGGGGTAGATACAATTGAGTTAGCAAAACAATACGGAACACCGTTATTTGTTTATGATACAGCGTTAATTCGTAAACGTTCACGCGGTTTTATCAATACATTTGAACAATTAGGCGTCAAGGCGCAAGTTGCCTATGCATCTAAAGCGTTCGCATGTGTTGCGGCATATCAGTTGGCTGCACAGGAAAACCTGTCGCTGGATGTAGTATCGGGCGGAGAGCTATATACAGCGATTAAAGCTGGATTCCCGGCAGATCGCATTCATTTCCATGGCAATAATAAATCGGTTGCCGAACTTGAATTGGCGTTTGAAACAGGAATCGGTTGTATTGTAGTCGATAACTTTTACGAGATTTCGTTAATTAAAGAAATCGCACAGCAGAAAAATCAGCAAATGAAAATTTTATTGCGTGTAACACCAGGTGTTGAAGCGCATACACATGATTTTATTACAACGGGTCAAGCAGATTCGAAATTCGGCTTTGACTTAAATAATGGACAGGCTGATGAGGCATTTAAGCAAGTAGTAAACGATGAACAGATCGAGCTATTAGGTTTACATTGCCACATCGGCTCTCAAATTTTTGAAACAGAAGGCTTTAGTTTGGCAGCGGGCAAAGTAATGCAAAAAATGGGTGAATGGAAAGAACAGCATGGTTTTGCTGCACAAGTACTAAACCTGGGCGGGGGCTTCGGAATACGTTATACTGAAGAGGACAAACCTCTGGAACCTCATGAATATGTTGCGGATATGATTCGAACAGTTCAGGATGAAAGTAAAAAGCTGAATTTAGCGATGCCGGAAATTTGGATTGAGCCAGGCCGTTCATTAGTTGGCGATGCAGGTACATCACTGTACACAATCGGTTCTCAGAAAACAGTACCAAATGTGCGTGAATATATTGCGGTTGATGGCGGAATGAGTGATAATATCCGTCCAGCACTTTACGATGCAAAATATGAAGCGATTATTGCCAATAAAGCAA
This genomic window contains:
- a CDS encoding SulP family inorganic anion transporter; amino-acid sequence: MKVKWSGRFEGYSFAHFKKDLLSGTIVGIIAVPLAMSFAIASGVKPEYGIYTAIIAGILISLFGGSKFQIGGPTGAFVPILLGVVLVYGYENLLIAGLMAGILLLLMGIFRLGTLIKFIPRPVTVGFTAGIAVIIFTGQIGNFLGLTNMEQHEKFHMNVIEIASNLGTVNFYSLLVAIISFTLILLAPKVLPKVPGALIGIIVSSVVTVLFLQGHVATIGSTYGAIPNTLPEFHIPEITLERIYMLIGPAFVIAMLGGIESLLSAVVADGMTNSKHNSNRELIGQGVANIVTPFFGGIPATGAIARTATNIKSGAVSPMSGIIHGFFVLITLLLLAPFAVHIPLASLAPVLMMVAWNMSERHHFVHILKLKSGDSLVLCITFLLTVFMSLTVAVMAGLILAVILFAKSMSDSLTVSKVLPNLEKANGKLQSHIVSDFHDCPQISIYTIEGPLFFGAAEKFEQTLQITIQERPKVFILRMRKVPYIDSTGEEYFRNILQKINSYGGKVFVTNVQPGLEQMLKRSGLYDLMESEHFYQTTSDAISAACRYIEVNKCIGCTHYAFKECQLLSNGIPLSEQEVQAQNKLAEATI
- a CDS encoding pyrimidine-nucleoside phosphorylase; the protein is MRMVDIIEKKRNGEELTTAEIRFFVEGYTDGTIPDYQASALCMAIYFQDMTDRERADLTMAMVESGDQIDLSAIAGIKVDKHSTGGVGDTTTLPLAAMVAAVGVPVAKMSGRGLGHTGGTIDKLEAIEGFHVELTSEEFSKQVNEIGMAVIGQSGNLTPADKKLYALRDVTGTVSSIPLIAGSIMSKKIAAGADAIVLDVKTGDGAFMKTVEDSVKLAEAMVKIGNNVGRKTMAIISDMSQPLGYAIGNALEVQEAIDTLKGNGPADLNELCYTLGSQMVVVGGKANTIEEARKMLEEVVANGAALEVLKKFISAQGGDASVVDDPSRLPQAKFQFDVPAKQAGYVSKIEADDIGTAAMLLGAGRATKESEIDLAVGLVLHKKVGDQVEVGESLMTIHANTENVDAVLEKIYTHVYISAEKVEAPKLIEAIITQ
- the deoB gene encoding phosphopentomutase; this encodes MQPFKKVHVIVMDSVGIGEAPDADKFGDAGSNTLGHIAEKMNGLNMPNMEKLGLSNIRELKGINKTEKPAAFYGMMQEASVGKDTMTGHWEIMGLNIDTPFKVYPDGFPAELISKLEEATGRKVLCNLPYSGTAVIDDYGPEHMETGALIVYTSADPVMQIAAHEEVIPVEELYKICEIARELTLDAEFLVGRVIARPFVGEPGNFTRTSNRHDYALTPFGRTTMAEMKDANLDVIAIGKISDIFNGDGVTEAIRTKDNTDGMDKMAEVVRRDFHGISFLNLVDFDANFGHRRDPIGYGQALEEFDRRLPEVLEALSPDDLLIITADHGNDPTFPGTDHTREYVPLIVYSPRFTAGSELQLRETFADIAATIADNFNIAAPQFGKSFLSELK
- the spoIIAB gene encoding anti-sigma F factor; this translates as MDNEMTLTFLARSENEGLARIAVTSFMAQLDPTIEELSECKTIVSEAVSNAIIHGYADNPHGIITVYAVRYGSEVSVTIKDEGCGIEDIEQAREPLFTTKPELERSGMGFTIMESFSDFLQVESVLGKGTVVTFTKQILPIGTLVT
- the lysA gene encoding diaminopimelate decarboxylase, producing MHLYGTQQINELGHLTIGGVDTIELAKQYGTPLFVYDTALIRKRSRGFINTFEQLGVKAQVAYASKAFACVAAYQLAAQENLSLDVVSGGELYTAIKAGFPADRIHFHGNNKSVAELELAFETGIGCIVVDNFYEISLIKEIAQQKNQQMKILLRVTPGVEAHTHDFITTGQADSKFGFDLNNGQADEAFKQVVNDEQIELLGLHCHIGSQIFETEGFSLAAGKVMQKMGEWKEQHGFAAQVLNLGGGFGIRYTEEDKPLEPHEYVADMIRTVQDESKKLNLAMPEIWIEPGRSLVGDAGTSLYTIGSQKTVPNVREYIAVDGGMSDNIRPALYDAKYEAIIANKANDPKTSTYTVAGKLCESGDKLIIDASLQNAHTGDILAMFCTGAYGYSMASNYNRVPRPAVVFVENGEHQLAIKRESYEDLVTNDLPLTLTKGE
- the spoIIAA gene encoding anti-sigma F factor antagonist; the protein is MNFNLTMYPNDVLIVQLFGELDHHETEKVRTHISKAILQGNVKLLVWNLEHLHFMDSSGIGLVLGRMRELRAVDGQTILLNPSKTMQKIFQYSGLGNLIQFASEQQVISHSEGDCQWITK
- a CDS encoding SigF/SigG family RNA polymerase sporulation sigma factor, with the translated sequence MGNIEQSSETLLTQAYMRELIAKSQQGDQVARKTMIEGNTRLVWSIVQRFASRGVELEDLFQIGCIGLMKSVDKFDLSYEVKFSTYAVPMIIGEIQRFLRDDGMVKVSRSIRELNYKIRHATDDYLKTNEKPPSVAQLAEILQVSQEDILLATDAMRDPASLHDQLFENDGDSITLMDQMRDDKSELAFDYVPLKDMLKRLGKREQSIIYFRYYLDLTQTEIADRLGISQVQVSRLEKKILAQLKSWMDQSTLSR
- a CDS encoding MerR family transcriptional regulator codes for the protein MTKRTIDYYTNLGLLKVERSASNYRYYDKEMIERIHWIEEQKKLGKCLEEIYSLLGPTKEEPEEIDIQDIRLQMRKLEHDVTVLMEHLDDKERQKLRKKVSPESVALMQSLLLILNN
- a CDS encoding spore germination protein; protein product: MTNQLFTSMKIAEGYFNSQFEPEKNFDLCIKEITIKNLPTLTVYVSGLINGDSLTEILSDLQRDNDDEEILDEQDYFHAHFNFFGVDLASSIDDFMLGVLSGRVGFVTKSGYCYLAEFRNYPGRNPEEPDNEKVIRGSRDGFAENIILNTALIRRRIRSEKLRFHMHHVTTYGQTDIVLSYLSDLVNDNHLKWIIERLQEIDHDGLTMSDKSLEEWLFKQKYHPLPFVRYTERPDIVAAHILEGHIAIMVDTSPSVMLVPVTMFHLLQHAEEYRQAPLVGTIMRFLRFGAVILSFLLLPFWYLIVTHPELLPDKLAFIGINEKGEIPIFLQILFADIGIEYLRIAAIHTPTPLSTAMGLIAGIIIGQIAIDVGLFSSEIVLYTAITAIFTFAIPNYELSISVKVFRLVLLSATALFGINGFFIGAFLIFTYLCSIKPMDVPYLWPLVPFFPKAFARVVIRTPMSEDAPRPFIVNAKKRKRV
- the xerD gene encoding site-specific tyrosine recombinase XerD; amino-acid sequence: MQALKDSIEDYLHFIKVERQLSDNTLQSYKRDLVAYARHIHHEQQILEFDKVMRDHILLYLDSLRSVGKSSKTISRQISSIRSFHQFLLREKVTNQDPTVHLEMPKKELSLPKVLSIEEIDALLTAPSVEKPQGTRDIAILEMMYGSGMRISELIELNLEDVHMTMGFVRVFGKGGKERIIPLGRSAISACVNYLEQARPQLLGNAPKNDAFFITQRGKRFTRQGCWKIIKEHAASAGISKEITPHVLRHSFATHLIENGADLRAVQELLGHADISTTQIYTHVSKTRLSEVYKQFHPRA